Within Runella rosea, the genomic segment TCATTCTGGCCACCCGGGTTTTGGCCATCTCCGCCTTGGTTTTTGCGTTTGCACAACCTTATTTACCTAGTAAAAACAAAGCGGGAACCAACGCCCAAAGCGTAACGAGTGCCTACATCGATAATTCGTTTTCGATGCAAAATGAGGACAATAATCAACGGTATCTCGACATAGCTACGGGAAAATTAGACCAATTGTTGACGCTTTTTCGTAACGCAACACGACTGCAACTTATCACCAATGATTTCAGTCCTGAGGAACAGCAATTGACGACCACCGACCGCATCAAAGATCGCTTGACGACCCTGAAATTGGCGCATACACCACGCAATTTTGCGAGCATTTACAAGCGTCAGGCCAATTTATTGGGGCGGTATGCGGGCAGCGGAAAAAATCAATTATTCTGGTTTTCTGATTTTCAAAAAAGCACCGCTGGCGACCTGTCAAATCTTAAGGTAGATTCGCTTAATCGACTGTATATCATACCTGTACAAACGACTGCTTCCCAAAACGTGTACGTTGATTCGGTGTGGCTAAATACGCCTTTTGTACGTGAGTTTCAAAACAATGTGCTCTATGTACGGGTGAGCAATGCAGGCAATGATGACGTGCGGAATCTGGTCGTTAAGCTGTATTTAGACGATGTTCAAGTATCTACTGCTCCCGTCAATTTAGCTCCTAAAGGTGCCGCAACCACCGCTTTTAACTTCAACGTTCGGGGCAAAGGCTTTAAACGCGGTCGGGTAACCTTTGACGATTTACCAATTACGTTTGACAACGAATACTTTTTTGTGCTCAATGCCTCGCCGCTCATTAGGGTCCTTCACGTGGCGGGCCAACCTAATCCTGCCCGCTCCGTAGAAAAGGTGTTTGCCAACGACAGCTTGTTTACCCTTCGGACCGTGAGCGCCAATAATGCCGATATTGGTCTCCTGAAACAGTCTGATTTGGTGATTTTGGAAAGTGTAGAGCGGGTGGAAGGCGCGATGCGCAGTGAAATTGAGAATTTCACGAAGCGCGGAGGAAGCGTGTTGGTCATTCCGCCATCCAACCCTGATATGGTTTCGTACGGCGGTTTTTTGTCGTCGTTGGGCGTGGGTGGATTGCAAGAACGGCCCTCTGATGAAGCCATTCCGTTGGCCAATCCAGAGAGGGGAAGTCCTTTTTTTAGTGATGTTTTTGAACAATCTGTTCGGCAGGAAAATCTCGAATTGCCCGTTTCCAAGCCCGTTTGGCAGTGGCAACCGGGCGGGGCAAAATTGCTTTCCTTACGCAGCGGTGACATATTTTTGAGCCAGTCGGTCATTCAGCGCGGCAAAGTGTACGTGATGGCAAATCCTTTGTCGGAGTCATTTGGGAGTTTTGCCCAGAATGCCCTGTTTGTGCCAGTAATGTACAAAATTGCAGCGCAGAGCGTACGTGAGCAGCGCACCGCCTATTCTTTCGACGAAAATACCGTCTCGCTTACCGTGCCTGAATCATCCCAAAATACCATCTTTAAACTCAAAAAGGACAAAATTGAGTTGATTCCCGTTCAACGGCTCAATGGCAATCAATTGACGTTGGAGTTGCCCAAAAGCAACCAATTGAATGCCAATCAAGACTTGGATGCGGGCTATTATGAACTTCAGAAAGACGGCCAAACAATTCAACTGTTGGCTTTTAACCATGATAATCTGGAATCACAATTGGATTATTATACCCCCGCCGAACTACGTAAACTGTTTGCCAATCAGCCCAATGTGCAGGTTTTTGACAATGTAGCCGATGGTGATTTTGTAAAAGAATTTCAAAAACAAAACGTCGGTGTCAGCCTTTGGAGTTATTTCCTTTGGGCCGCGCTGCTCTTCTTATTACTGGAAATTCTGGTGATTCGGTTTGTGAAGTAGAGGTGTCTGTCTATTTTCATTTACGTATTTAAATTTCTCCCTTACGCTTTGATAGTCAAAGTGTAAGGGAGAAATTTAAATTAAAAACTTGTGACTCATTCCTTTATTTAAACCCGAAGATTAACGGAAAGATAAAGGTCACGACAATCGTCCATAAGACATAAATTGGTAGATAAAACGCCATGGTTTTGCCTACTTCGTTGAGGTTGGCTTTCTTCGAAAATACCTTGTAGAGCTGCGCCGTGACCAGCAAAAGGTTGATGAGAATCAGCACATTACTACCCAGTACTGCGGCCCTATTTGGTGTGATTCCCCATTCTGAAATCCTGAACAGGATGGCCGATAGTGCAATGCCATTCACAATGATGGTTACCACGGATAAAAGAAAAAGCACCAGAATTTCTGCCTTACTTTTCGTTGCCGTCGATGTTTCGGCAACAGAAAAGAAAATGATAGCCATCACGCCGATCAATAACGCATTGAAAATCAATAAAAACTCCCGGTCGTTATAAGGGTCTTTGCCCGAATAAACCATTGCCCCCAGATAAATGACCAGCATTACTAAGACCAAAGGACTGAAAATTTTAGCAATTACGGGCGAAACTTTGCCGACCAATTGGGGATTGGTCTGGGTAAGGTAGGTGCCTATAATTGGGGCAGCGGGCAGCCCAAAGAAAACAACATTTTCGAAATAAAACTTTTCAATATCAATGCCAATCAGCTTGAAAAGGCCCACTGTAATAGCCGTCATGATGCCGCTCGCAATCAGGATGAGGGTGGTCATCACTACCAGATCGCCGTTGTATTTTAAATAGCTGAGACGTTTCTCATCGTTGTTGCGTGCCTCGCCCACAAAAGCAAAGCTTAATATTGACCACAGAAATAACAGTAAATGAATACACGCTAACACCAACGTATCGCTTTGCTTCACGTTGGGAAGGGAATTGATAAAAATCAAACCCACGAGGGTGGTGCCAACGATAATAGCGATTTTAGGAATTGATAATTTATTCTTCCAAGCAAAGTACGCCGACAGCGCGGGAAAAATGACAAAACCGATGTTACGGGAAAAGAAGAACTCTTCGTCGATGGATAGAAAGGCGGGGAGCTTAGCGATAAGACCTGCCCCCAACGTAGCAATTATCACAAAAAGTAGCTCTCCACGCGTGCCCCAGCTAATCTCGTCAGTTTCGTAATTCAGCCTTTCATTCCAGAAATCAGCGAGTGAGTTGCCCTTAAGTTCTGGATATAAGGCACTAAAGGCTCGCTTAAAATTCACCTTATTGGTTCGGTACAACTTTTCAAGTTGCCCAGGGTCGTTTAGATGGGTCAGTATTTCGGCTTTCATGAGTATATACTTTTAATTTTTTTAGTCAAAATCATTCATTCAAATGCGTTTAAGCGGTTTAGTCCCACAACGTGCCGTCCAATCCCAACACAATTCCAATCCACAGCACAAAGAAGAATCCAATCAAGCTCACTAGGTATGTCAAAATCTTTGACCAATTGCCCCGCTGACGCTGATAATCCATGAGAAAAAAAAATGCGCCTCCCATGGCACCCGCCAACGGTACAATAATGAGTGGTCTAAGCATCCATAGCTTTCCCCATTCTGGATTAGGCTCTCTGACTCCAAGCAGAAAGATGGTGATCACGGTGAGGGCAATCCCTGCACCCAGCAACATGGGTTTCACCAAAGAAGCGGGATGGATTGGCGATGTTGTTAAATGGTTTCTCTTGGTCATGGTAAATGGTTTTTTGGTAGCGTATTTCGGATACAAAGTAGCGTTGAATGATTAAAAGTACTTTGTAATACAAAGTAAATGATTTATAAAAATAATATCCAAATTAATGACAGTTTTTTTTTATTAGCTAGGTTTTTATTAGGCATAGGTTGAGACGGCTTGTCGAGTATTGGATTTTGTCTGATTTAGAGAGAAAAGAGATATTTTTATCCTAAAAACAGTAAAGTTGCCTGCCTAACCTGTTTATTAAACATAACCAAATGCCGTTGAGCTCATGTCCCTGATTGCCGCTTTCCAAAAAGACGAAGTACTTCTTCACGATATTGAACAGCACCGCCAAAATACCGAAGGTTTCCGAATTTGGTGGCTGGGCCAAAGTGGTTTTTTGATTCAGTGGCAAAACAAACACTTGCTTTTTGACCCTTATTTGTCGGATTCTTTGTCGGTGAAATATGCCGCAACCGATAAACCCCACACGCGCATGAGTGAGCGGGCCATAGCCCCTGCGTTGCTTACCATGATTGATGTAGTGACTTCTTCGCACAACCACACCGACCATTTGGATGCCGAGACGTTAGGCCCACTGTTTGCCGCTAACCCTGATCTTCAATTTGTGATTCCCGAAGCAAATCGCGCGTTTGTGGGTGAGCGCCTGAAGTGCGCGGTGGATTGGCCAATTGGGTTAAATGACGGCGAAAGCGTCGTTGTGGGTGGTTTTAAACTCTACGGCGTTCCGGCGGCGCACAATGCCTTGGAGCGCGATGCCGAAGGTCGTTGCAAATTCATGGGATTTGTGGCCGAGTTTGGTGGCTATCGGGTGTATCATTCGGGCGATACGCTCTGGTATGATGGTATCGTAGACGTGTTGAAGCCTTTTGCGGTCGATGTGGCTTTTTTACCCATCAATGGCAATAAGCCCGAACGCCGCGTGGCGGGAAATCTTTCGGCCGAAGAAGCCGCGCGTTTGGGCGTGGAAATAGGCGCAAAACTCGTTATTCCGCACCATTATGATTTGTTTACGTTTAACACCGAAGACCCGCAGGAGTTTATAAAACAAGCAAAATTATACGGGACCCCGCATCGAGTCTTGAATATTGGGGAAGGGGCGAGGGTTGAATAGTGGGGGAATGCAAAGGGTGGGCTTTTTATATGTGGCCAGAGGCCTGAAAATAGTCGTCTCTTGCTGGACGCGAGCGACTGCTAAAGTTAACATTTTTACTTCCCTCTTATGTTGATTAAATAGCTTTCTAAGTCTATCCAAATTTGTGAATAAATGTTAAACAGTTCGTCTTCGTGAATTTTTAATTCTTCAAGCAAATCATTTTCTTTAAAAAACTGCCCTGTTGTGATAATTGAATATTCTGAAAAATCCTCAGAACCTTTTAAAAATCTGTCACGCATTTTTGCAGGTGTCATTCCAAATTTATTCAAAGTATCTAATATGTCTTGTAAGCAATTTGCAAGCTTTATGCTTCCGATTTTTTTAAAGCTATTTAATGTATTTTCAAAATTGTAGGTAGAGGAATTTGTTAATAATGTAGTGAGGCCTGACATTTGGAGTTCTGTGTCAAATTGAAGAAGATAAGCAGTAATATAAAAATAGTCAGGTATATCTTCTTTCTTCGGATCGTCAATTAAATATATATTGTCATCGTCCCATAACTCAGTTGAAAGCATTTCAATAAAGTCAAATGATGTTAAATTTTGCGTATTATCAATGGATATTTTCATTGTTTAGGTCTATTCATTTTGTAAAATTTATTCTGTTCGAATCTTTTGTTTTCGGCCTAAACGCAATCTTATGCAAACAGTATTAACAGGGTTTCCAGCAGAGGCCTGAAAATAGTCGTCTCTTGCGGGGTTAAGGGTAGTTATTCTCTTAATTATCATTTAATTCGTCAATTGTATCTGCTACTTTTTCAATTTTACCCGTCTCGTGAAGCCATAGAAAAATTTCATCACTTAAAATTTTACTGTCCTTCTTTGTCGGTAAAAGTAATAGGAAATCACCGCAACCATTAGAGGCAATTGCAATTCCCTCATTTGGAAAATTACCCCATTTTCTTGCTTGTTTAGTTTCTAAAACTAAGTGATTACAAGTCCTGCTCATTCTCTTTTTGTCAGATTTATCGAAAAAAGGGAACAATTGCCAGTCGTCCTCTTCAGTCATTAATTCCCCACCATTTTCTTTTTTCATTTTTACTTTGAAACAGGGGGGGAAGACAAGCCCAATTTCTTGTTCTGTTTCAATTATATATTTTACCTCTACTGGGAAGGCCATATTATTACGTAAGTAGTTTAAAAGTGTCTGTCCCCTCAACCCTTTCTAATTCACTACCGAATGGATAGTCTAAATATGGAATGATTGCTCTGTCGTAGTTTGCAATGGTATTTACATTATAAATCATTAAGTTGTCTGGATTGTCAACATATTCTTGGTCTTCTGTCCCTGAAAAAAAACTCCAACCACTATCCATTTGTTCGTCTGATTCTTCACGATACATATAACCAACTTTCATTCCCTCCACAGTTATTTTGTCTGTTGCAAAACAGCCTCCCATAGCAGGAACTAATTCAACGATTTCTTCTGCTTTTAATTTAAAGTCCTTCGTGGTCATTTTTATGTCCTTTGTTGGTTTATCTAATTACGGTTAACGCCCGTAAATTTTTGAAGTTGTGGAAAACTAAGTAAAGTCGAAAAAATTGTTGCTGATTCCTGTTGTTTTATAATCCTCTCTAATTGAAGCAATTACTCTTATCTATCAGTTAATTGAACTGACTTTCTTTATACTTTTACTTTTATACACAGCTGGAAACTAAAAATAATCATCACCGCAGGGGCGGCCGCGACGTGTTGTACAAACGATAGCTGAGCCTTCGTTTTTTATTCGATTAATTGGGCGATATTGTTATCGGTCAGATTTTGA encodes:
- a CDS encoding MBL fold metallo-hydrolase → MSLIAAFQKDEVLLHDIEQHRQNTEGFRIWWLGQSGFLIQWQNKHLLFDPYLSDSLSVKYAATDKPHTRMSERAIAPALLTMIDVVTSSHNHTDHLDAETLGPLFAANPDLQFVIPEANRAFVGERLKCAVDWPIGLNDGESVVVGGFKLYGVPAAHNALERDAEGRCKFMGFVAEFGGYRVYHSGDTLWYDGIVDVLKPFAVDVAFLPINGNKPERRVAGNLSAEEAARLGVEIGAKLVIPHHYDLFTFNTEDPQEFIKQAKLYGTPHRVLNIGEGARVE
- a CDS encoding BatA domain-containing protein → MQFLFPTFLWSLLAVGIPIAIHLFNFRRTRRVFFSNVSLLKNVEMETSSFRRLKQYLILATRVLAISALVFAFAQPYLPSKNKAGTNAQSVTSAYIDNSFSMQNEDNNQRYLDIATGKLDQLLTLFRNATRLQLITNDFSPEEQQLTTTDRIKDRLTTLKLAHTPRNFASIYKRQANLLGRYAGSGKNQLFWFSDFQKSTAGDLSNLKVDSLNRLYIIPVQTTASQNVYVDSVWLNTPFVREFQNNVLYVRVSNAGNDDVRNLVVKLYLDDVQVSTAPVNLAPKGAATTAFNFNVRGKGFKRGRVTFDDLPITFDNEYFFVLNASPLIRVLHVAGQPNPARSVEKVFANDSLFTLRTVSANNADIGLLKQSDLVILESVERVEGAMRSEIENFTKRGGSVLVIPPSNPDMVSYGGFLSSLGVGGLQERPSDEAIPLANPERGSPFFSDVFEQSVRQENLELPVSKPVWQWQPGGAKLLSLRSGDIFLSQSVIQRGKVYVMANPLSESFGSFAQNALFVPVMYKIAAQSVREQRTAYSFDENTVSLTVPESSQNTIFKLKKDKIELIPVQRLNGNQLTLELPKSNQLNANQDLDAGYYELQKDGQTIQLLAFNHDNLESQLDYYTPAELRKLFANQPNVQVFDNVADGDFVKEFQKQNVGVSLWSYFLWAALLFLLLEILVIRFVK
- a CDS encoding DUF2185 domain-containing protein; amino-acid sequence: MTTKDFKLKAEEIVELVPAMGGCFATDKITVEGMKVGYMYREESDEQMDSGWSFFSGTEDQEYVDNPDNLMIYNVNTIANYDRAIIPYLDYPFGSELERVEGTDTFKLLT
- a CDS encoding potassium transporter KefB — translated: MTKRNHLTTSPIHPASLVKPMLLGAGIALTVITIFLLGVREPNPEWGKLWMLRPLIIVPLAGAMGGAFFFLMDYQRQRGNWSKILTYLVSLIGFFFVLWIGIVLGLDGTLWD
- a CDS encoding DMP19 family protein produces the protein MKISIDNTQNLTSFDFIEMLSTELWDDDNIYLIDDPKKEDIPDYFYITAYLLQFDTELQMSGLTTLLTNSSTYNFENTLNSFKKIGSIKLANCLQDILDTLNKFGMTPAKMRDRFLKGSEDFSEYSIITTGQFFKENDLLEELKIHEDELFNIYSQIWIDLESYLINIRGK
- a CDS encoding SMI1/KNR4 family protein, translated to MAFPVEVKYIIETEQEIGLVFPPCFKVKMKKENGGELMTEEDDWQLFPFFDKSDKKRMSRTCNHLVLETKQARKWGNFPNEGIAIASNGCGDFLLLLPTKKDSKILSDEIFLWLHETGKIEKVADTIDELNDN